The following proteins are co-located in the Silene latifolia isolate original U9 population chromosome 1, ASM4854445v1, whole genome shotgun sequence genome:
- the LOC141598262 gene encoding ubiquitin carboxyl-terminal hydrolase 24-like, whose product MDSSKVILFGSFTADEIKSLQNKSSENIQVPVHKTEIQFGSLPLVVGEVLSVPGSGTGNILASSVKFANSVKKDTDLVGKKPIIKGVESKPKENGSVDGPKHCSSLSNDVLAKKTVSPDVSSLCLSNNCGAALLQPLISTPKVGPDSRSKNSYPNGVHNESPMFVPAQYDGKKGSNGVISSSCQLLPRGLINAGNLCFLNATLQALLSCSPFVKLLQELRTREISKVDYPTLIAFVDFLSEFDMPPNSNSRKKDPTDIEMGRPFSPAMFEDVVKNFTPDVPSGFSGRTRQEDAQEFLSFMMDRLHDELLKLGGQFSGVGGNKSSLVSSSDDDEWETVGPKNKSAVTRTQSFVQSELSAIFGGKLKSVVKAKGNKDSETIQPYLLLHLDIFSQSVVTIEDALRLFSAPETLEGYRASNTGKAGVVSASKSIKIQTLSKIMILHLMRFSYGSQGSTKLHKPVRFPLELVLGRELLVSPVNEGRKYELVATITHHGKNPSKGHYTADARHANGRWLRFDDASVTAIPTNKVLHDQAYVLFYKQVKCS is encoded by the exons ATGGACTCCTCTAAG GTAATACTCTTCGGATCATTCACTGCAGACGAGATAAAGTCGTTGCAAAACAAATCATCTGAGAATATTCAAGTACCTGTGCACAAGACAGAAATCCAATTTGGTTCATTGCCCCTGGTTGTAGGGGAAGTATTGAGTGTCCCAGGCAGTGGAACTGGTAATATACTTGCTTCATCTGTGAAGTTTGCAAATTCAGTTAAGAAAGACACTGATTTGGTGGGGAAAAAGCCCATCATAAAAGGTGTTGAAAGTAAACCCAAAGAAAATGGAAGTGTTGATGGTCCCAAACATTGCAGTTCGCTGAGTAACGATGTTCTGGCTAAAAAAACTGTTAGTCCTGACGTGTCTTCATTGTGCCTGTCGAATAATTGTGGAGCCGCTCTTCTGCAACCATTGATAAGTACTCCCAAAGTTGGTCCGGATTCCAGGTCAAAGAATTCATATCCTAATGGTGTTCATAATGAGTCACCCATGTTTGTGCCTGCTCAATATGATGGGAAAAAAGGGTCAAATGGCGTCATTTCTTCTTCTTGCCAATTGCTTCCTCGTGGCCTGATCAATGCCGGGAATTTATGTTTCCTAAATGCGACATTACAGGCACTTTTATCTTGTTCCCCATTTGTAAAACTGTTGCAGGAACTCAGAACTCGTGAAATTTCTAAG GTTGACTATCCAACATTGATTGCATTTGTGGATTTTCTATCAGAGTTTGACATGCCCCCTAATTCAAACTCAAGGAAGAAAGACCCAACAGATATAGAGATGGGTAGGCCTTTCAGCCCTGCTATGTTTGAAGATGTCGTGAAGAACTTTACTCCAGACGTGCCAAGTGGTTTCTCTGGCAGGACAAG GCAAGAGGATGCTCAGGAATTCTTAAGCTTTATGATGGACCGATTGCATGATGAACTGCTCAAGCTTGGTGGTCAGTTTTCTGGTGTTGGTGGGAATAAGTCATCTCTTGTGTCGTCATCGGATGATGATGAGTGGGAGACTGTTGGTCCTAAGAACAAATCAGCTGTGACTAGAACTCAAAGCTTTGTCCAATCAGAATTAAGTGCAATATTTGGTGGAAAGTTGAAAAGTGTTGTGAAGGCAAAAG GAAACAAGGATTCTGAAACTATCCAACCGTACCTCTTACTTCATCTAGACATTTTCTCTCAGTCTGTGGTCACAATTGAGGATGCCCTTCGATTATTTTCTGCACCCGAGACACTTGAAGGGTACCGAGCATCAAATACTGGGAAG GCGGGAGTTGTGAGTGCTAGCAAATCTATAAAGATACAAACTCTTTCGAAGATTATGATACTGCACTTGATGCGTTTCAGCTATGGGAGCCAAGGAAGCACCAAACTGCATAAGCCTGTTCGTTTCCCGCTTGAATTGGTGTTAGGCCGTGAGCTTCTTGTCTCACCTGTGAATGAG GGAAGAAAGTACGAGCTTGTTGCTACAATCACTCATCACGGAAAAAACCCTTCAAAGGGCCATTATACTGCTGATGCCCGTCATGCTAATGGTAGATGGTTACGGTTTGATGATGCATCTGTCACTGCTATACCAACAAACAAGGTCTTACATGATCAGGCATATGTACTTTTCTACAAGCAAGTTAAGTGTAGTTGA